In the genome of Micrococcales bacterium, one region contains:
- a CDS encoding choice-of-anchor D domain-containing protein, with translation MTGHEGRSWISSIPGERPCHGENAHALGGDYGRRPVDDHPAFAVDPPPYTKASPATHDFGTHKVGVPSTSVDFTVSNDYGFPIDFTTVSWEGPDAGDFSIVANGCTSDAFGKFDYCHIFVRFTPSSAGPKSATLVVESRNAPPSPNYYYRSMRIPLSGTGAVPQLSATPNPLVFGTQPVGTQSTEQVLTVANTGAVPLKIQSNDIVGPNAGEFQIIYDACWGSELQPSGNCEVWYVFSPFSAGSKSAGIEVISDAQGSPHTVPISATGTVPEVAVDPTVVNFADQVIGSTSAAKSVTVSNTGGADLEVFEATLGGTDSTSFTITSETCSAAKIPAGDTCQVNLTFSPSTAGAKSADLKIVSDAANTPDLSVAVHGAGITAPAPVVPGPETPGPGGGTGDDPTTTVLREQTSAQSAALPARIKRQGLTVIVPAKAATNAGQPIRASVKATPKRSPKGSKTHKVIKKKSGKVAIRTYGYKKLRVKVTLSAPATTGYTAYAVQATYYKGKRR, from the coding sequence TTGACCGGCCACGAAGGGCGGAGTTGGATCTCATCCATACCTGGAGAGAGGCCGTGTCATGGTGAGAATGCGCATGCTCTTGGTGGCGATTATGGTCGGCGCCCTGTCGATGACCACCCGGCTTTCGCGGTAGACCCCCCGCCGTACACCAAGGCGAGTCCCGCCACTCACGACTTCGGAACTCACAAGGTGGGTGTCCCTTCCACCTCCGTCGACTTCACCGTGAGCAACGACTACGGGTTCCCCATCGACTTCACAACGGTCTCGTGGGAAGGACCCGACGCGGGCGACTTCTCCATCGTCGCGAACGGTTGCACGAGCGACGCCTTCGGCAAGTTCGACTACTGCCACATCTTCGTCCGGTTCACTCCCAGCAGCGCAGGGCCCAAGTCCGCGACCCTGGTGGTGGAAAGCAGAAACGCGCCGCCATCTCCCAACTACTACTACCGCTCCATGAGGATCCCCCTCAGCGGCACCGGCGCCGTCCCACAACTGAGCGCGACTCCGAATCCACTCGTGTTTGGCACTCAACCGGTCGGCACCCAGTCGACGGAGCAAGTCCTGACGGTGGCGAACACCGGCGCCGTGCCGTTGAAGATCCAGTCCAATGACATCGTCGGACCTAACGCTGGCGAGTTCCAGATCATCTACGACGCGTGCTGGGGCTCCGAACTGCAGCCGTCCGGCAACTGCGAGGTGTGGTACGTCTTCTCGCCCTTCTCCGCAGGCAGCAAGTCAGCCGGGATCGAGGTCATATCCGACGCCCAAGGCAGTCCCCACACCGTTCCGATCAGTGCCACAGGCACAGTGCCGGAGGTGGCTGTCGATCCCACAGTCGTGAACTTCGCCGACCAGGTGATCGGCTCCACCTCCGCGGCCAAGTCGGTCACAGTGAGCAACACGGGCGGCGCTGACTTGGAGGTGTTCGAGGCGACACTCGGCGGGACCGACTCCACATCGTTCACGATCACATCGGAAACATGCTCGGCAGCGAAGATCCCCGCCGGCGACACCTGCCAGGTCAACCTCACGTTCTCTCCCTCAACAGCGGGCGCGAAGAGCGCGGACCTGAAGATCGTGTCCGATGCCGCCAACACCCCGGACCTCAGCGTTGCCGTGCACGGCGCTGGGATCACGGCACCTGCGCCTGTCGTACCGGGTCCGGAGACACCTGGCCCGGGTGGAGGCACGGGTGACGATCCGACCACGACAGTGCTGCGTGAGCAGACGTCAGCCCAGTCCGCAGCATTGCCCGCCAGGATCAAGCGCCAAGGACTAACGGTCATCGTCCCGGCCAAGGCGGCGACAAACGCCGGTCAACCGATCAGGGCATCGGTGAAGGCCACCCCGAAGCGCTCACCGAAGGGCAGTAAGACGCACAAGGTCATCAAGAAGAAGAGCGGAAAGGTCGCGATCCGGACGTATGGCTACAAGAAGCTGCGCGTCAAGGTCACTCTGTCGGCACCGGCCACCACCGGCTACACCGCGTACGCCGTGCAAGCCACCTACTACAAGGGCAAGCGGCGATAA